Within Massilia endophytica, the genomic segment ATGGTCTGCATCAAGTAAGCCGCTTGGCGTAGCAGCCCGCCAGGGCATTGCCCTCGTACTTGCCGAAATTGCCGATGCGGCGGTAGCCGTGCTTCAGGTAGAAGGCCGTCGCGCGTTCGTTCACGAGCCGCGTTTCCAGCCACAGCTCGCGGTAGCCCATGGCCGCTGCCGCCGACTCAAGGTATGCGAGCACGGCGCGCCCCACGCCCCTGCTTCCGGGCCGTGCATACATGCGCTTCAGCTCCGCCACGCCATCCTCCAGCGGCCGCACGGCGCCGCAGCCGAGCGCCCTGCCCTGGGCGTCGCGCGCCACCACGAAGCATCCGCCTGCGCCGCGCACATCGTCCGCGCTGAACGACGCCTTGCCGCTGTCGCCGGTTATCGCGGCCAGCGCGGCGGACAGTTCGCCGATCAGCTGCGCCGCATCGGCCGATTCGGGGTCTTCGGCTTCGATGCGGATCACAGGCGCTTGTACATCACGGTGGTGGAGCCCAGCGTACCGTCGGGCATGGTAGCGAAATCGGGAATCGTGCCGCAGACCTGGTAGCCGAGCTTGAGGTACATGGGCTCGGCCTGATAGCCGGTGCAGGTATCGAGCACGATCAGGCTGCGGCCTTCTTCGCGTGCGCAGGCCTCGGCATGCAGCAGGAGGGTCTGGGCGATTCCCTGGCGGCGTGCGCGCGAATGCACCAGCATCTTCGCGATCTCCGCGCGGTGGC encodes:
- a CDS encoding GNAT family N-acetyltransferase; translation: MRTLIELDAAGLRAEADALAEVLRDCVLNGASVGFELPFPHDEARAFWLGLVPSLERRERRLFAMRGEDSVICGTAQLVLAGMPNGRHRAEIAKMLVHSRARRQGIAQTLLLHAEACAREEGRSLIVLDTCTGYQAEPMYLKLGYQVCGTIPDFATMPDGTLGSTTVMYKRL
- a CDS encoding GNAT family N-acetyltransferase, encoding MIRIEAEDPESADAAQLIGELSAALAAITGDSGKASFSADDVRGAGGCFVVARDAQGRALGCGAVRPLEDGVAELKRMYARPGSRGVGRAVLAYLESAAAAMGYRELWLETRLVNERATAFYLKHGYRRIGNFGKYEGNALAGCYAKRLT